The Pseudoalteromonas translucida KMM 520 genome segment ACCGTAACATTTAGAAAGTACGTTCTGCACACCAGTCACTTCTAGTACCGCACGCATTGCACCACCCGCGATGATACCAGTACCTTCAGATGCTGGTTTCATAAACACTTGTGAGCCAGCATGACGTCCTTTAACAGGATGCTGTAATGTGTTGCCATTTAGGTCTACATTGATCATATTGCGACGTGCTTTTTCCATTGCTTTTTGAATAGCAGCTGGAACTTCACGTGCTTTACCATAACCAAAACCTACTTTACCTGCGCCATCACCAACTACTGTTAGTGCTGTAAAGCTAAAGATACGACCACCTTTAACTACTTTAGACACACGGTTCACCGCGATTAGCTTTTCAGCTAGATCAGGCTGTTGTTGCTTTGCTTCTACGTTAGCCATTGTCTACTCCTAGAATTGCAAACCGGCTTCACGCGCAGCATCAGCTAGCGCCTTCACACGGCCGTGATATTTAAAGCCACTACGATCAAAAGCAATCTTTTCGATGCCTTTGTCAGCCGCACGTTCAGCAACCGCTTTACCAACTGCTTGCGCAGCTGCAACGTTGCCGGTGCCTTTAACTGTTTCGCAAATAGCTTTTTCAACAGTAGAAGCAGCAGCCAGTACAGTACCCTCAGCAGTAACTACTTGAGCGTATATGTGACGTGGCGTGCGGTGGATAACAAGACGCGTTGTGCCTTGTTCAATATAATTTCTACGAGTGCGTTTAGCACGACGTAGACGAGCTGTTTTTTTATCCATCGTCTTACCTTACTTCTTCTTAGCCTCTTTACGGCGCACATTCTCATCTGAATAACGAACACCCTTGCCTTTATATGGCTCAGGTTTACGGTATGCACGAATGTTAGCAGCTGTTTGACCAACTAACTGCTTATCTACGCCCTTAACTAGAACTTCTGTTTGGCTTGGAGTTTCAATCGTAATTCCTTCAGGAACTGCGAAATGAACTGGGTGCGAGAAACCAAGAGTTAAATCTAATGTTTTACCCTTAGCTGCTGCACGATAACCAACGCCTACTAACTGAAGTTTCTTCTCGTAACCTTCATGCGTACCAACAATCATATTGTTGATTAGAGCGCGAGCAGTACCTGCTTGAGCCCATGCATCTGTTACGCCTTCACGAGGTAAAGTTGTAATAACGTTTTCTTCAACTTTTACTTCAACAGCGTTGTTGATAGTACGAGTTAATTCACCGTTTTTGCCTTTAACTGTGATTTCCTGGCCTTTTAATGTAACTTCTACACCGGCAGGAACACTAATTGGTGCCTTTGCTATGCGAGACATAGTTCCCCTCCGATTAAGCTACAAAACCAATGATTTCACCACCAACGCCTGCACTACGTGCTGCGCGGTCTGTCATTAGGCCTTTAGAAGTTGATACGATAGCGATACCTAGACCACCCATTACCTTTGGTAATTCGTCACGTCTCTTATAGATACGTAAACCAGGGCGGCTAACACGCTGGATATTTTCAATAACAGCTTTGCCTTCGAAGTACTTCAATTCGATAGAAAGCTCAGGTTTTACGTCGCCATTGATTGCGAAATCAGCGATGTAACCTTCATTTTTTAATACTTTAGCTACTGCTACTTTCAGTTTTGAATTAGGCATCGTTACAGATACTTTCTTCGCTGACTGACCGTTACGGATTCGTGTAAACAAATCCGCGATAGGATCTTGCAAGCTCATAGTCTTACTCCCGTGATTCTTTTACCAGCTAGCTTTTTTAAGGCCAGGAATTTCACCGCGCATAGCTGCTTCGCGAACTTTAATACGGCTCATGCCGAATTTGCGAAGGAAACCATGTGGGCGGCCCGTAATGTTACAACGATTACGCTGACGTACAGGGCTAGAATCACGTGGTAAAGCTTGTAGCTTAAGTACCGCGTCCCAACGATCATCTTCAGATGTATTAACATCACTGATGATAGCTTTTAGTGCTGTGCGCTTTTCAGCGAACTGAGCAACTAGTTTTGTGCGCTTTGCTTCGCGCGCTTTCATAGAATTCTTTGCCATAACCCTACCCTTATTTCTTGAATGGGAAGTTAAACGCTTCTAACAACGCACGGCCTTCCTCATCAGATTTCGCAGAAGTAGTGATAGTAATATCCATACCGCGTACACGGTCTACTTTATCGTAATCGATTTCTGGGAAGATGATTTGTTCACGTACGCCCATGCTGTAGTTACCACGTCCATCAAAAGACTTAGCACTTACGCCACGGAAGTCGCGAATACGTGGGATAGCGATTGATACCAAACGCTCAAAAAAGTCCCACATACGTTCGCCACGTAGGGTTACTTTACAACCTATCGGGTAACCTTCACGCACTTTGAAGCCAGCAACAGATTTGCGTGCTTTAGTGATTAAAGGTTTCTGACCAGAGATTGCAGCTAGATCCGCAACAGCGTTATCTAGAATTTTCTTGTCAGCTAGGGCTTCGCCCACGCCCATATTCAATGTGATCTTTTCGATCAGAGGGACTTGCATGACAGAGCTGAAACCAAACTTCTCTTGAAGTTCAGCAACTACTTTGTCTTTATATACTTCATGCAGTTTCGCCATCATTCTACTCCAACTATTAAATAGTTTTACCAGTAGATTTAAAGATACGTAATTTCTTACCATCTTCAATCTTGAAACCTACACGATCTGCTTTACTCGTTTCCGAGTTGTAGATCGCAACGTTTGATACGTCGATAGACGCTTCTTTCTCAACAATACCGCCAGGTTGGTTCAATTGTGGAACCGGCTTTTGGTGTTTTTTGATCAAGTTTATGCCTTCGACAAATAATCTTCCAGATTCAGTAACAACTGAAAGCACTTTGCCGCGCTTACCTTTGTCTTTACCTGCTAGAACGATTACTTCGTCATCACGACGGATTTTTGCTGCCATGATAGACTCCTTACAGTACTTCTGGGGCTAGTGAAACGATTTTCATGAACTTATCATTACGAAGTTCACGAGTCACAGGGCCGAAGATACGAGTACCAATAGGCTGCAAGTTATCATTTAAGATAACAGCTGCATTGCTATCGAAACGGATCAAAGAACCGTCTGGACGACGAACGCCTTTTTTGGTGCGCACAACTACCGCGTTTTTAACATCACCTTTCTTCACTTTACCGCGAGGAATAGCTTCTTTAACAGAAACTTTAATGATGTCGCCAATCGCTGCATAGCGACGGTGAGAACCACCAAGGACTTTTATACACTGCACTTTGCGAGCGCCGCTGTTATCAGCAACTTCCAGCTGAGTTTGCATTTGGATCATGTTAATGACCTCCGGTGTAGTAATTACAACTTGTCTTAAATTCGTTTAGAATCAAGACATTTCGATTGAAATCCACTCAAAAAACAAGCTAGTTGTCTCTTAAGGGCGGGCAATTGTACCAGCATTACGGGGGGAGCGGTAGGTTATTTTTTAATTAATTATGAGGGAAAGCTAATTAATATTGAGTAATTACGGCTATCTAGCTATTTTACATGTGGTTACAAAACAAACAAGGCACTATCTTAGTGCCTTGTAGATTATTTATCAGGGTTTTAGCCAAACAAACCTTTCAATTTATCTTTAAGTTTGTCTTTTGCTTTTTCTTTGAGCTTTTCTTTTGCTTCTTCTTTAAGCGCATTACCAAAATCAAGCTTAATGCCTACATCATGGAATGGCCCTTTAATGCGCAGTGGTATTTTAAAGCCGGTACTATCATCGGTTGTACCCTGCCCCTCAATAGAATCCACTATACCGGTTACTAGTCGGTAATTAATAATAGTATTCGGTAAATCTACATCACCTTCGCCTGAAATACGGATCAGTGGGCTGATTAACGACAGGTCGTTATTATGGCCCACCCCATTAGTAAACTT includes the following:
- the rpsE gene encoding 30S ribosomal protein S5; translation: MANVEAKQQQPDLAEKLIAVNRVSKVVKGGRIFSFTALTVVGDGAGKVGFGYGKAREVPAAIQKAMEKARRNMINVDLNGNTLQHPVKGRHAGSQVFMKPASEGTGIIAGGAMRAVLEVTGVQNVLSKCYGSTNPINVVRATISALENMNSPQTIAAKRGLRIDEILG
- the rplR gene encoding 50S ribosomal protein L18, whose product is MDKKTARLRRAKRTRRNYIEQGTTRLVIHRTPRHIYAQVVTAEGTVLAAASTVEKAICETVKGTGNVAAAQAVGKAVAERAADKGIEKIAFDRSGFKYHGRVKALADAAREAGLQF
- the rplF gene encoding 50S ribosomal protein L6, encoding MSRIAKAPISVPAGVEVTLKGQEITVKGKNGELTRTINNAVEVKVEENVITTLPREGVTDAWAQAGTARALINNMIVGTHEGYEKKLQLVGVGYRAAAKGKTLDLTLGFSHPVHFAVPEGITIETPSQTEVLVKGVDKQLVGQTAANIRAYRKPEPYKGKGVRYSDENVRRKEAKKK
- the rpsH gene encoding 30S ribosomal protein S8, with translation MSLQDPIADLFTRIRNGQSAKKVSVTMPNSKLKVAVAKVLKNEGYIADFAINGDVKPELSIELKYFEGKAVIENIQRVSRPGLRIYKRRDELPKVMGGLGIAIVSTSKGLMTDRAARSAGVGGEIIGFVA
- the rpsN gene encoding 30S ribosomal protein S14 codes for the protein MAKNSMKAREAKRTKLVAQFAEKRTALKAIISDVNTSEDDRWDAVLKLQALPRDSSPVRQRNRCNITGRPHGFLRKFGMSRIKVREAAMRGEIPGLKKASW
- the rplE gene encoding 50S ribosomal protein L5, with translation MAKLHEVYKDKVVAELQEKFGFSSVMQVPLIEKITLNMGVGEALADKKILDNAVADLAAISGQKPLITKARKSVAGFKVREGYPIGCKVTLRGERMWDFFERLVSIAIPRIRDFRGVSAKSFDGRGNYSMGVREQIIFPEIDYDKVDRVRGMDITITTSAKSDEEGRALLEAFNFPFKK
- the rplX gene encoding 50S ribosomal protein L24 — encoded protein: MAAKIRRDDEVIVLAGKDKGKRGKVLSVVTESGRLFVEGINLIKKHQKPVPQLNQPGGIVEKEASIDVSNVAIYNSETSKADRVGFKIEDGKKLRIFKSTGKTI
- the rplN gene encoding 50S ribosomal protein L14 translates to MIQMQTQLEVADNSGARKVQCIKVLGGSHRRYAAIGDIIKVSVKEAIPRGKVKKGDVKNAVVVRTKKGVRRPDGSLIRFDSNAAVILNDNLQPIGTRIFGPVTRELRNDKFMKIVSLAPEVL